In Gracilinanus agilis isolate LMUSP501 chromosome 1, AgileGrace, whole genome shotgun sequence, the sequence aaaatggggacagtaacttatgctacctacctcacagggctgctATAAACAAGAGTTTGACAAACCTAAaaatgccacatgtgagccctaACAGGGATGGTTTCATGGGCAAGGCAGGATTGGAAAATTAGGTAGATAAGAATAAGTATAACTTGGAATACAAGTTCTAACTAGGCGCATTCCCTTTTGCAAagccttcttaaaaaaaaaaaaaaaaatatatatatatatatatatatatatatgtatattcttagACTGGGGACTTTGTTCTCAGATTGAGGATTATGGATTTGAAATAACGAATATAGCATTACACTTGGTTGATGTACTGGTTGGTTCCATTAAACGGCTttttacttctctctcttctttttcctttgttacaagggatggcttGTTGCACAGGGAAGGGGAGATATAACTGGAAATGAAGGTGAAGACAGAAATAGCAATGAAAATTTTAACATAGACTTTTTAATGACTACaatgacaacaatgtaaatggaatgcAAAGAACTGATACTGTAATTATAAGAGATATGACAAtgtatttcccttccttctttgcagaTGTTCGGAACTATGGGAGTGGGACACTGCATTTACTATTAGACTTGGCTGATGTGCTAGTTTTGCTATACTGATTTTCCCTCCACTTTTTAATTTATCATAGGGAATGGCTTTCTGgcttgggaaggaggaaggatagGTTGGGAAAGAAAggttatataaaaacaaaggatagcaataaaaatttaatgaataagtacatttccttttctttttgtcatcaaGACTATATTGAGAGATTCAATAAACCTTCCTGCTATCATAAAACTTCACATTTCCATcataatttgccattttccttatAACATTGCCAGGGGCAGAAGTATTACAATtgtttcacagataaggaaactgagctcaAAGAAGAAATCTGATTTGTCCCTGGTCACTTAGTCACATTAATAAATAGCATAGCTAGGTCAAAAACCCAGAGTTTGTGGCTCCAAATACAGTGGTCTATTAAGGTGtccaaaatgctttttttttttggcattcaaattcatttatttaaatgtatataatgaaataatttaaattttaaataaaacatttaaaaatgtgaaataactcTGGAGAGGCACTATTTTGATCCATATTTTATGGCTGAGGAACCTGACTTACATACTCATACATTTAAGGATAAGACTAGAACTcaggccaagtgctctatccaccataccacctagttgcctctaaagGCATCATGGTGTAATAATAGAGCTCTGGTTCTTgtcagctgtgtgattctggtaaaattttctcctctgtaaaatgtgaataatactTTACACTATTTATTTCAAAGAGTTGTTGAGtggattaaatgatataattgaTGTATTTACTAGTACTTTTAAACCTTAAACCCatgtataaataaaaactaatattcttccttcttaaaaaaaCTCCATTGTGAACATTTTTCCACACAGACATTTCCAGAACATCAGAGTAGGAATGAAAAGCCAACAAGCAAAAATAAGCAGTTTTTATTGTTCTGATTTTGACAGTCCACAAGTTGAGATTCCTTTCAGTGTCTACTGAAATGAGGCAGGTATTTCTAAATTAACTATATATACTATAGAGATCATTTCCCAGTGTGTTATGTTGAGCTAACAAGATGCTCATGGTTCATTATGGGGACAAAGAGATCAATCAGGATTACATCAATCCTCTTGACGTAGTCATCTTTTCACAAATTAGCAAGCTCAGAACTCATTGTCAGAGTATTTAAAATGTATGttacataccaaaaaaaaaaaaaaaaaaaaaaaacaaccattgcTCTCAAAGACAACTGCTAGGGATCTATATTCTTAAAGATATATCAATTTTGGCAAATTTTCATATTTCTACAATGAACTggacaatgaaagaaaaatgaacaaatttcaaACATTTGGACCAAAGAAGAGTCTATTTTTTGCCAAGACTAAGTAGATCAATCCTGGAAGCGGAAGCAATCGCTTGCAATCTTCCATACCGTGTTGTTGGGTGTAACCTGTGCTGTCAACAGGAAGTTCTGATGGAAATAGCGCTGTTTATTTCCATCGAACTTCACAGTCCCACAGGCCACCACGAGGATGGTTGTTTGGCTCTGAGTAGCTTGCTCATGAACAGGTTGGCAATCTAACACATTGATGTGGAACTCGCTGGAAGGCAACATCTCAAAAAATTCATTCAAGGCATCTTGTCCAGAAACAGCATTTCCATTCCAAATCAAAGTGGCGCTGTCTAAGTATAGTCTAGTAAGCACTCTTCTTCTTTTATCAATGGTGTCATAGTAGATATTGGCAAATTCTTCAGCAGCTCTACATGCTTGGTCCACAtaggttttaaaatccacagatGATGTCACTGCCATTTCTGCTTCCCAGTAAAGTTTCCAGTGAGGTCCAGAAGACCTCCAGGCACAGGAGCAATCAGGACCCAGTGGTTCAGAAAGTGTAGGAGTTTCAAGAGGCCTAACTCCTATTATACTACTTTAAATTTAGGTAGACAAGGGGAAGCAGGGAGATGGAAAAGATGGAAATCCCCATctgcaacattaaaaaaaaatatattcatttctgtCCCTTCTTCCCACTCCTTTGCAAACCTCCCAAATGCTTAAGTTGCATGTATGATGAGGAATACAAGTCCTACAATTAAAG encodes:
- the LOC123231457 gene encoding LOW QUALITY PROTEIN: NTF2-related export protein 2-like (The sequence of the model RefSeq protein was modified relative to this genomic sequence to represent the inferred CDS: substituted 1 base at 1 genomic stop codon), with the translated sequence MAVTSSVDFKTYVDQACRAAEEFANIYYDTIDKRRRVLTRLYLDSATLIWNGNAVSGQDALNEFFEMLPSSEFHINVLDCQPVHEQATQSQTTILVVACGTVKFDGNKQRYFHQNFLLTAQVTPNNTVWKIASDCFRFQDXST